A section of the Microbacterium forte genome encodes:
- a CDS encoding response regulator transcription factor has product MIRVLLADDEGMIRSALAALLRLEGDIEVVAECADGEQALAAALRLTPDVCLLDLEMPGLDGVEVAERLNRAIVTRCVVVTRHARPGVLRRALASGVAGFLPKSRGADQVADVIRRVAAGARYVDPEIAADALSDERSPLTDRELDVLRAGRRGETTTQIARALSLAPGTVRNHISAVLAKLSVGTRQQAVLMAEERGWI; this is encoded by the coding sequence ATGATCCGGGTGCTCCTCGCGGACGACGAGGGCATGATCCGTTCGGCTCTCGCCGCGCTGCTGCGCCTCGAGGGAGACATCGAGGTGGTGGCCGAGTGCGCCGACGGAGAGCAGGCGCTCGCTGCCGCGCTCAGGTTGACCCCCGATGTCTGCCTGCTGGACCTCGAGATGCCGGGGCTCGACGGCGTCGAGGTCGCCGAGCGGCTGAACCGGGCGATCGTCACGCGCTGCGTCGTGGTCACCCGTCACGCCCGCCCAGGGGTGCTGCGGCGCGCGCTCGCATCGGGCGTCGCAGGTTTCCTCCCGAAGTCCCGAGGCGCCGATCAGGTCGCCGATGTGATCCGCAGGGTCGCGGCGGGAGCTCGCTATGTCGATCCCGAGATCGCGGCCGACGCGCTGAGCGATGAGCGTTCGCCCCTCACCGATCGTGAGCTGGACGTGCTGCGTGCGGGGCGTCGTGGTGAGACCACGACCCAGATCGCGAGGGCGTTGTCCCTCGCCCCGGGCACGGTGCGCAACCACATCTCCGCGGTGCTCGCGAAACTGTCGGTGGGCACACGGCAGCAGGCGGTGCTGATGGCCGAGGAGCGCGGCTGGATCTGA
- a CDS encoding cation transporter, with product MSVTALTPERRATLHRRIRLIVAFTIVYNVIEAVVAIAAGSAASSAALIGFGLDSSIEVLSAAAVAWQFTRRDPERWEKPTLRVIAVAFFALAVYVAASSALSLLGGDRPEHSAVGLVLTALSVVIMPLVSFAERRAGVEIGSATAVADSKQTLICTYLSAAVLIGLALNSLFGWWWADAVAGLVIAIFAVREGLEAWKGDACATSVGMILEDEHARHTHDDARHEH from the coding sequence ATGTCGGTGACCGCCCTCACCCCCGAGCGGCGCGCGACGCTGCATCGCCGCATCCGGCTCATCGTGGCCTTCACGATCGTCTACAACGTGATCGAGGCCGTCGTCGCGATCGCCGCGGGGTCGGCCGCCTCGTCTGCCGCGCTGATCGGGTTCGGACTCGACTCGAGCATCGAGGTGCTGTCGGCCGCCGCCGTCGCCTGGCAGTTCACCCGCCGCGATCCCGAGCGCTGGGAGAAGCCCACCTTGCGGGTGATCGCCGTGGCTTTCTTCGCGCTCGCAGTCTATGTCGCTGCGTCGTCTGCGCTGTCTCTGCTCGGCGGAGACCGGCCTGAGCACAGCGCTGTCGGTCTCGTGCTGACCGCGCTCAGTGTGGTGATCATGCCGCTCGTGTCGTTCGCCGAGCGACGGGCGGGTGTCGAGATCGGATCCGCCACGGCGGTCGCCGACTCGAAGCAGACGCTGATCTGCACCTACCTGTCGGCCGCGGTGCTCATCGGACTGGCCCTCAACAGCCTGTTCGGCTGGTGGTGGGCGGATGCCGTCGCCGGACTCGTCATCGCGATCTTCGCCGTTCGAGAGGGCCTCGAGGCATGGAAGGGCGACGCCTGCGCGACCTCGGTCGGCATGATCCTGGAAGACGAGCACGCTCGTCACACGCACGACGACGCACGTCATGAGCACTGA
- a CDS encoding carbohydrate ABC transporter permease produces MTESRTRLRPVASSVLFVALAVTLVPLAYLFSVSLMGRDETVSGVLWSAAPHWENWGDVLSTDIPRSILNSLAAALGGAAVSLVIAVPGAWAIVRHNAGGRTLAATLMSPWLLPPIVAVVPLLTLLRSVGLNNTLLGLTLVYALVNVPVAVWLLEGFIRRLPVEIEEAARIDGAGTLRMLWSVVVPLLLPSLVAIGIIVAILNYNEFLLATFLTQSVDSQTFPVALSLFYGDRTPHFGKIAAASFIGVIPVFAAAVFFQRWLVGGLTAGAVR; encoded by the coding sequence ATGACTGAGTCGCGCACCCGTCTGCGGCCGGTCGCGAGCAGTGTGCTCTTCGTGGCGCTCGCCGTCACCCTCGTCCCCCTCGCGTATCTGTTCTCGGTGTCGCTGATGGGGCGTGACGAGACGGTCTCGGGAGTCCTGTGGAGCGCCGCCCCGCACTGGGAGAACTGGGGTGACGTGCTGTCGACCGACATCCCGCGTTCGATCCTGAACTCCCTGGCCGCGGCTCTCGGCGGCGCCGCCGTCTCACTCGTCATCGCAGTCCCCGGCGCGTGGGCCATCGTGCGCCACAACGCAGGTGGCCGCACGCTCGCGGCGACACTGATGAGCCCGTGGCTGCTTCCGCCGATCGTCGCCGTGGTGCCGCTGCTGACGCTTCTGCGATCCGTGGGGCTGAACAACACGCTTCTCGGACTCACGCTCGTCTACGCACTCGTCAACGTCCCCGTCGCCGTCTGGCTGCTGGAGGGCTTCATCCGCCGGCTCCCGGTCGAGATCGAGGAGGCGGCGCGCATCGACGGAGCGGGCACCCTGCGGATGCTGTGGTCGGTCGTCGTGCCGCTGCTGCTGCCGAGCCTGGTCGCGATCGGCATCATCGTCGCGATCCTCAACTACAACGAGTTCCTTCTCGCGACCTTCCTCACCCAGAGCGTGGACTCGCAGACCTTCCCGGTCGCGCTGTCGCTCTTCTACGGAGACCGCACACCGCACTTCGGCAAGATCGCGGCCGCGTCGTTCATCGGGGTGATCCCGGTCTTCGCCGCCGCGGTGTTCTTCCAGCGCTGGCTCGTGGGGGGACTGACTGCCGGGGCTGTGCGCTGA
- a CDS encoding Ig-like domain-containing protein translates to MTGERGFVRARRRTTGEAKTTGGVKTRGRGIAAIIVGMVMAVTGLLGSAVPATAAPTVTYPGAISGVSLENQHGGGPLVQWQNVRISGTWTVPAGAQAGETFGMTLPAEFSRQSAGEFTIADPVTGLVMANCAVAAGGGPDMVCTLTEAVEGLEKVGGTFWMEARASQTTTSETVEFDLGDTVEIVDLPGDGGVVPEDPAEQEEPYKYGGETATDGLLKWVIGIPSGYVDEGSFTITDTLDAGLTGHHYTGDVKLVQRAVVNGALVGDASEVDPSTYVIDLADDGRSFEFVASGLPAGGFAYELVYFTQADAPVAAGDIFGNHAIVDTFETSATHTVVESGGGDGSGVAYTTFSITKQITGAQADAVRDATYTVRYSVKGSDAPPATMSVPVGQPVVSARAPLGSTFVIEEIDLPEIQGVTWGEWTIAGEGVVDGGDGTYEVTPQTTAGVELTLTNIANPVPVVTPTPTPTPVVTPTPVVTPTPTPSPVVTPTPTPSPIAAPGGLALTGGESGAAFLSLAFALIVGGGLATGIAAKRRSSTGRR, encoded by the coding sequence ATGACTGGGGAGCGTGGTTTCGTGCGTGCGCGCAGAAGGACGACAGGCGAGGCGAAGACGACCGGGGGAGTGAAGACGCGAGGTCGGGGCATCGCGGCGATCATCGTGGGGATGGTCATGGCGGTGACCGGACTTCTGGGGTCTGCTGTTCCGGCCACCGCGGCTCCGACGGTGACGTATCCCGGCGCGATCAGCGGTGTGTCCCTCGAGAATCAGCACGGTGGCGGACCGCTCGTGCAGTGGCAGAACGTGCGGATCTCCGGCACGTGGACAGTGCCGGCCGGAGCACAGGCGGGGGAGACCTTCGGGATGACGCTCCCCGCTGAGTTCAGTCGGCAGTCCGCCGGGGAGTTCACCATCGCCGATCCCGTGACGGGTCTGGTCATGGCGAACTGCGCCGTGGCGGCGGGTGGCGGGCCCGACATGGTCTGCACTCTCACCGAAGCGGTCGAGGGTCTCGAGAAGGTCGGAGGCACGTTCTGGATGGAGGCACGGGCCTCGCAGACGACGACCAGCGAGACGGTCGAGTTCGACCTGGGCGACACGGTCGAGATCGTCGATCTCCCCGGCGACGGCGGAGTGGTGCCCGAAGACCCGGCCGAACAGGAAGAGCCCTACAAGTACGGCGGGGAGACCGCGACCGATGGACTGCTGAAGTGGGTCATCGGGATCCCGAGCGGCTACGTCGATGAGGGGTCGTTCACGATCACCGACACGCTCGACGCGGGACTCACGGGGCATCACTACACCGGCGACGTGAAGCTGGTTCAGCGTGCGGTCGTCAACGGCGCGCTGGTCGGCGACGCGAGCGAGGTCGACCCTTCGACCTACGTGATCGACCTGGCAGACGACGGGCGCTCGTTCGAGTTCGTGGCGTCCGGTCTGCCGGCCGGAGGGTTCGCATACGAGCTGGTCTACTTCACGCAGGCAGACGCACCCGTGGCCGCGGGTGACATCTTCGGCAACCACGCGATCGTCGACACGTTCGAGACGTCGGCGACCCACACGGTCGTCGAGTCCGGTGGGGGCGACGGCAGCGGTGTCGCCTACACGACGTTCTCGATCACGAAGCAGATCACCGGTGCACAGGCGGACGCCGTGCGCGACGCGACCTACACGGTGCGGTACTCGGTCAAGGGATCGGATGCCCCGCCCGCCACGATGTCGGTTCCCGTGGGGCAGCCGGTGGTCAGCGCGCGTGCGCCCCTCGGATCGACCTTCGTGATCGAGGAGATCGATCTGCCGGAGATCCAGGGCGTGACGTGGGGTGAATGGACGATCGCCGGCGAGGGCGTCGTCGACGGCGGCGACGGCACCTACGAGGTGACACCGCAGACCACTGCCGGTGTCGAGCTGACCCTGACCAACATCGCCAACCCGGTGCCGGTCGTGACGCCGACGCCGACTCCGACACCGGTCGTGACGCCGACACCGGTCGTGACCCCGACTCCGACGCCGTCACCGGTCGTGACGCCGACTCCGACGCCGAGCCCGATCGCGGCCCCCGGCGGGCTGGCGCTGACGGGAGGCGAATCGGGTGCAGCGTTCCTGTCCCTCGCATTCGCGCTGATCGTCGGTGGCGGACTGGCCACAGGCATCGCCGCCAAGCGACGGTCGAGCACCGGACGTCGCTGA
- a CDS encoding ArsR/SmtB family transcription factor — MTLTASLTHTAAVARLGHALSDATRAGILLALRDAPAYPSDLADELGVSRQLLSNHLACLRGCGLVESAPDGRRSRYALADPHLATALDELMRVMLIVDPGCCDGDGCSC; from the coding sequence GTGACCCTCACCGCCTCGCTCACCCATACCGCCGCGGTCGCCCGCCTCGGGCATGCACTGTCGGACGCGACTCGGGCAGGCATCCTGCTCGCCCTCCGAGACGCCCCCGCCTATCCCTCCGACCTCGCGGACGAGCTCGGGGTCAGCCGTCAGCTCCTGTCGAATCACCTCGCCTGTCTGCGGGGATGCGGTCTCGTCGAGAGCGCCCCCGACGGACGCCGCAGCCGCTATGCGCTCGCAGACCCGCACCTCGCCACAGCCCTCGACGAGCTGATGCGCGTCATGCTGATCGTCGACCCCGGCTGCTGCGACGGAGACGGGTGCAGCTGCTGA
- a CDS encoding carbohydrate ABC transporter permease, whose product MADASSIRVRIARASGPVPRRAGGPSRSRTARLLTAPTILSIVVLGAYPLVFILAAAFTDSTLGRPFQEWVGTANLETILADADVVASFARTVAYAVVVAVVSVVLGVAIAVALERATRAGAVVRTLLLLPLITPPVVVGTLWKLVFNPGGGLLATVLPGVSLAPLSTTAWALPAIGLADVWQWTPLIVILVYAALLTQDPSVREAASLDGAHGAGLFRHITWPAIAGTVIAALFIRLVIALKVFDLVFVMTSGGPGQASTVTTYLIQQVALKEFDIGRASAITLVFAVIVTVVTLVVAVFARKARHD is encoded by the coding sequence TTGGCTGACGCCTCGTCGATCCGCGTGCGCATCGCCCGCGCGTCCGGCCCCGTGCCGCGACGGGCGGGCGGTCCGTCGCGGTCCCGCACCGCACGACTGCTGACCGCACCGACCATCCTGTCGATCGTCGTGCTCGGTGCGTATCCGCTCGTCTTCATCCTCGCCGCGGCCTTCACCGATTCGACACTCGGGAGACCGTTCCAGGAGTGGGTGGGAACCGCGAATCTCGAGACGATCCTCGCGGATGCCGACGTCGTCGCGTCGTTCGCTCGGACGGTCGCGTATGCCGTCGTGGTGGCCGTCGTCAGCGTGGTGCTGGGGGTCGCGATCGCCGTCGCGCTGGAGCGTGCGACCCGCGCAGGCGCCGTCGTGCGCACGCTGCTCCTGCTTCCTCTCATCACACCTCCGGTGGTGGTCGGAACCCTGTGGAAGCTCGTGTTCAATCCCGGCGGCGGACTCCTCGCCACCGTGCTTCCCGGCGTCTCGCTCGCGCCGCTGTCGACCACGGCATGGGCGCTCCCGGCGATCGGCCTCGCCGACGTCTGGCAGTGGACGCCGCTGATCGTGATCCTCGTCTACGCCGCGCTGCTCACGCAGGACCCGTCCGTGCGGGAGGCGGCGTCCCTCGACGGAGCACATGGAGCCGGTCTGTTCCGGCACATCACCTGGCCGGCCATCGCTGGCACGGTGATCGCCGCACTCTTCATCCGGCTCGTCATCGCGCTGAAGGTCTTCGACCTCGTGTTCGTGATGACGTCGGGCGGACCCGGTCAGGCCTCGACCGTGACGACCTATCTCATCCAGCAGGTCGCCCTCAAGGAGTTCGACATCGGTCGGGCGTCCGCGATCACCCTCGTGTTCGCGGTCATCGTGACCGTGGTGACCCTCGTGGTGGCGGTCTTCGCACGAAAGGCCCGGCATGACTGA
- a CDS encoding sensor histidine kinase gives MSSTSPVADHSGDPPPGARQLARGITATWWYTFSAVVFLELFLVLIWTLQALAVPGDVAAPFIVGLGGLVWWASTMVLLAGYRHRLDAEPGIAWTRIALPLLTAVGYGAVAGLVIDSWLLALMPVAQSVVLLNWPKGIRLRIVALATLLLVLVAFVDAARGAADIGVAGWIPALYAIMIPAMSVSSLWWWDVLVTVDRARASESRLAATQERLRVATDVHDLQGHHLQVIALQLELAERLMGIDPDAALEQLQAARVSVDEARQGTRDLATRFRSVPLGDEVANARDLLAAAGLDVEADIAPDADDAPSSALGPVIRETTTNVLRHGAGRRARLALRRVADGWRYEVANDVAAGAGGEPVGSGLDGVRRRISEAGGTLEIREDAGEFIVSVTVPASEMQPADEEGTR, from the coding sequence ATGAGCAGCACTTCTCCGGTCGCCGACCACTCCGGCGACCCGCCGCCCGGCGCGCGCCAACTCGCCCGGGGCATCACCGCGACCTGGTGGTACACATTCTCGGCCGTCGTCTTCCTCGAGCTGTTCCTGGTGCTGATCTGGACGCTGCAGGCCCTCGCCGTACCGGGCGACGTGGCGGCTCCGTTCATCGTGGGGCTGGGAGGCCTCGTCTGGTGGGCTTCGACGATGGTGCTGCTCGCCGGGTACCGCCACCGGCTCGATGCGGAGCCCGGAATCGCGTGGACGCGCATCGCGCTGCCTCTGCTGACAGCGGTCGGCTACGGAGCCGTCGCCGGACTGGTGATCGACAGCTGGCTGCTCGCCCTCATGCCCGTCGCTCAGTCGGTGGTGCTGCTCAACTGGCCCAAGGGCATCCGCCTGCGGATCGTCGCGCTCGCCACCCTGCTGCTCGTTCTCGTCGCCTTCGTCGACGCGGCGAGGGGCGCTGCAGACATCGGCGTCGCCGGCTGGATCCCCGCGCTGTATGCGATCATGATCCCGGCGATGTCGGTGAGCTCCCTCTGGTGGTGGGATGTGCTCGTCACCGTCGACCGCGCCAGGGCATCCGAGTCGAGACTCGCTGCGACGCAGGAGCGGCTGCGCGTCGCCACGGATGTGCACGACCTGCAGGGGCACCACCTGCAGGTGATCGCCTTGCAGCTCGAATTGGCCGAGCGACTCATGGGGATCGACCCCGATGCGGCTCTGGAGCAGCTGCAGGCAGCCAGAGTGAGTGTCGACGAAGCGCGGCAGGGCACCCGCGACCTTGCGACGCGCTTCCGTTCGGTGCCGTTGGGCGACGAGGTCGCGAATGCGCGAGATCTTCTCGCCGCGGCCGGACTCGACGTCGAGGCCGATATCGCACCGGACGCCGACGACGCGCCATCGTCGGCTCTCGGACCCGTGATCAGGGAGACCACGACCAACGTCCTGCGGCACGGCGCCGGGCGCCGCGCGCGTCTCGCCCTCCGCCGGGTCGCCGACGGCTGGCGTTACGAGGTTGCGAACGATGTGGCGGCCGGCGCCGGGGGAGAGCCGGTGGGGTCGGGGCTCGACGGGGTCAGACGACGCATCTCGGAAGCAGGCGGAACCCTGGAGATCCGCGAGGACGCCGGTGAGTTCATCGTCTCGGTCACGGTGCCGGCATCTGAGATGCAGCCTGCTGACGAGGAGGGCACGCGATGA
- the treZ gene encoding malto-oligosyltrehalose trehalohydrolase, whose product MISVWAPRVDRVQLRRLTPACTTISEHDLDPADDGSGWWRTDVAMAEGERYGFLLGDSTELRPDPRSRRQPRGVHGPSALFDPARFEWTDTGWSGRPLDGGVIYELHVGTFTPEGTLDSLAGHLDHLVELGITHVELLPVNAFSGEWNWGYDGVLWYAVHEGYGGPAAYQRFVDSAHARGIAVIQDVVYNHLGPSGNYLPEFGPYLREGEHTAWGDSVNLDEPAVREYIIENALMWLRDFHVDGLRLDAVHALHDDSTPHLLHELSERVDALSREVDRPLSLIAESDLNDPVMVLPREAGGYGLTAQWSDDWHHAVHVALTGETDGYYADFAAPDAVAKVTQDGFFHDGTYSSFRGRAHGTPLPPSVPAWRLVTFAQDHDQIGNRAAGDRLTASLSSDRLAVAAVLTLTAPGTPMLFMGEEWGASTPWQFFTSHKEPELARATAEGRIAEFAQMGWDPAAVPDPQDPATFERSRLDWSELESPHHARMLDLYRRLIALRHEVPELTDPEMSHNVVSVSHLEGAPEHRAYRIERGELAVLVNLTTEEVEFGLGPDSRILLETAPGRMAARTIALPPESAAIVAPPR is encoded by the coding sequence ATGATCTCGGTCTGGGCTCCGCGCGTCGACAGGGTGCAGCTGCGGCGTCTCACCCCCGCCTGCACGACGATCTCGGAGCACGATCTCGACCCGGCGGATGACGGGTCCGGGTGGTGGCGCACGGATGTGGCGATGGCCGAGGGCGAGCGCTACGGCTTTCTGCTCGGCGACAGCACCGAGCTGCGCCCCGACCCTCGGTCGCGCCGACAGCCTCGGGGCGTGCACGGGCCCTCGGCCCTGTTCGACCCCGCCCGCTTCGAGTGGACCGACACCGGCTGGAGCGGACGGCCGCTCGACGGCGGTGTGATCTACGAGCTGCACGTCGGCACGTTCACGCCCGAGGGGACACTCGACTCGCTCGCCGGGCATCTCGATCACCTCGTCGAGCTCGGCATCACCCATGTCGAGCTTCTTCCGGTCAACGCGTTCAGCGGTGAGTGGAACTGGGGATACGACGGCGTGCTCTGGTACGCCGTGCACGAGGGGTACGGGGGCCCGGCCGCGTATCAGCGGTTCGTCGATTCCGCTCATGCACGCGGCATCGCGGTGATCCAGGACGTGGTCTACAACCACCTCGGCCCGAGCGGCAACTATCTGCCCGAGTTCGGCCCCTACCTGCGCGAAGGCGAGCACACCGCGTGGGGCGACTCGGTGAACCTCGATGAACCGGCCGTGCGCGAGTACATCATCGAGAACGCCCTGATGTGGCTGCGTGACTTCCACGTCGACGGTCTGCGTCTCGACGCCGTGCACGCCCTGCACGACGACAGCACACCGCATCTCCTGCATGAGCTGTCCGAGCGCGTGGATGCACTGTCGCGCGAGGTCGATCGCCCCCTGAGCCTGATCGCCGAGTCCGATCTCAACGACCCCGTCATGGTCCTCCCCCGCGAGGCCGGCGGATACGGTCTCACCGCTCAGTGGTCGGATGACTGGCATCACGCAGTGCACGTCGCGCTCACCGGCGAGACCGACGGGTACTACGCCGATTTCGCGGCACCGGATGCTGTCGCGAAGGTCACGCAGGACGGGTTCTTCCACGACGGCACGTATTCGTCGTTCCGCGGACGAGCGCACGGCACCCCGCTGCCGCCGAGCGTTCCCGCCTGGCGTCTGGTCACGTTCGCGCAGGATCATGACCAGATCGGCAACCGCGCGGCCGGAGACCGGCTGACGGCATCGCTGTCATCCGACCGGCTCGCCGTCGCCGCGGTGCTGACGTTGACAGCGCCGGGAACCCCGATGCTGTTCATGGGCGAGGAATGGGGAGCATCGACTCCCTGGCAGTTCTTCACGTCTCACAAGGAACCCGAGCTCGCCCGGGCCACGGCGGAGGGGCGGATCGCCGAGTTCGCGCAGATGGGATGGGACCCGGCCGCTGTGCCCGACCCCCAGGACCCTGCGACCTTCGAGCGGTCGCGGCTGGACTGGAGTGAGCTCGAATCGCCGCACCATGCTCGGATGCTCGATCTGTATCGACGTCTGATCGCGCTGCGACATGAGGTGCCTGAACTGACCGACCCCGAGATGTCGCACAACGTCGTCTCGGTCTCTCATCTCGAGGGCGCACCAGAGCACCGGGCCTACCGCATCGAGCGGGGTGAGCTCGCGGTGCTCGTGAACCTCACCACGGAGGAGGTGGAGTTCGGCCTCGGCCCCGACTCGCGGATCCTGCTGGAGACGGCACCTGGCCGGATGGCGGCACGGACCATCGCGCTGCCGCCCGAGTCAGCGGCGATCGTCGCGCCGCCGCGCTGA
- a CDS encoding GNAT family N-acetyltransferase: MDVTVERVAWSHPDAERLRAAQRRELDARYGSDDHEPGVIPSADDVPIFLVARDGGGHAVVCGGLRPLHPEVLGSDVAEIKRMYAAPSARGTGAAVALLRALETEARQLGIRSLVLETGTAQPDAVRFYQREGYVPIPLFGHYVGSDLSLCFEKVLGA; the protein is encoded by the coding sequence ATGGACGTGACGGTCGAGCGAGTGGCGTGGTCGCATCCGGACGCAGAGCGGCTCAGAGCCGCTCAACGCAGAGAGCTGGACGCGCGGTACGGCAGCGATGACCACGAGCCGGGCGTCATCCCCTCGGCCGACGATGTGCCGATCTTCCTCGTGGCGAGGGACGGTGGCGGTCACGCCGTCGTGTGCGGCGGTCTCAGACCCCTGCATCCGGAGGTCCTCGGATCGGATGTCGCAGAGATCAAACGGATGTATGCGGCGCCGTCCGCGCGCGGAACAGGGGCGGCCGTCGCCCTGCTCCGCGCCCTCGAGACCGAGGCGCGACAGCTCGGCATCCGGTCCCTGGTGCTCGAGACCGGCACCGCTCAGCCGGATGCCGTGCGCTTCTACCAGCGCGAAGGGTATGTGCCGATTCCGCTGTTCGGGCACTACGTCGGCAGCGATCTCTCACTGTGCTTCGAGAAGGTGCTCGGCGCCTGA